The Bacillota bacterium genome contains a region encoding:
- a CDS encoding transcriptional regulator, whose product MSKSRKKDNKPDLDRLIHEPARLQIISYLAAGGQNVPFRELNEKLGLTAGNLSVQLKRLEEAGYISIIKSFKDNRPLTSVSLTLSGMEALKEYLQELEKMIDRLKEAMPPPEQDNV is encoded by the coding sequence ATGAGCAAAAGCAGAAAAAAAGATAATAAACCTGATCTTGACCGGTTAATCCACGAACCAGCCCGCCTCCAGATAATCAGCTACCTGGCTGCGGGAGGTCAAAATGTACCGTTTAGAGAGCTTAATGAAAAATTAGGTTTAACTGCGGGTAATCTTTCAGTTCAGTTGAAAAGGCTGGAAGAAGCAGGCTACATATCCATTATCAAATCATTTAAAGATAACCGGCCGCTTACTTCGGTTTCACTGACTCTGTCTGGAATGGAAGCTTTAAAGGAATACCTGCAGGAACTGGAAAAGATGATCGATCGCTTAAAGGAGGCAATGCCTCCACCAGAACAGGATAATGTATAG